One window of the Nocardioides jiangxiensis genome contains the following:
- the argG gene encoding argininosuccinate synthase, with the protein MSKVLTSLPVGEKVGIAFSGGLDTSVAVAWMRDKGAIPCTYTADIGQPDEPDIAGVPARAKQYGAEIARAVDIKPQLVEEGLAALACGAFHIRSGSKAYFNTTPLGRAVTGTMLVRAMQADDVNIWGDGSTYKGNDIERFYRYGLLANPELRIYKPWLDNDFVTELGGRHEMSEWLVEHGLPYRDSTEKAYSTDANIWGATHEAKILEHLDVSFEVVEPIMGVKFWDPTVAIETEDVAVTFEAGRPVALNGKRYDDAVALVLEANRIGGRHGLGMSDQIENRIIEAKSRGIYEAPGMALLFAAYERLLNAVHNEDTLANYHNEGRKLGRLLYEGRWLDPQSLMLRESIQRWIASLVTGTVTLRLRRGDDYTIVKTEGANFSYHPEKLSMERVENAAFGPTDRIGQLTMRNLDIADSRAKLELYAGQPLDQGTVLVENGTLFGELPAGGFDQIAVSAEVDPAAEELQDEVAFESGTD; encoded by the coding sequence TTGAGCAAGGTCCTCACCTCCCTGCCCGTCGGCGAGAAGGTCGGCATCGCCTTCTCCGGAGGCCTCGACACGTCGGTCGCCGTCGCCTGGATGCGCGACAAGGGTGCGATCCCGTGCACCTACACCGCCGACATCGGCCAGCCCGACGAGCCGGACATCGCCGGCGTCCCCGCGCGCGCGAAGCAGTACGGCGCCGAGATCGCCCGTGCTGTGGACATCAAGCCGCAGCTGGTCGAGGAGGGCCTGGCCGCGCTCGCGTGCGGCGCCTTCCACATCCGCTCCGGGTCCAAGGCCTACTTCAACACCACGCCGCTGGGCCGCGCCGTCACCGGCACGATGCTGGTCCGGGCCATGCAGGCCGACGACGTCAACATCTGGGGCGACGGCTCGACGTACAAGGGCAACGACATCGAGCGGTTCTACCGCTACGGCCTGCTCGCCAACCCCGAGCTGCGGATCTACAAGCCGTGGCTCGACAACGACTTCGTCACCGAGCTCGGCGGCCGGCACGAGATGTCGGAGTGGCTGGTCGAGCACGGCCTGCCGTACCGCGACTCGACGGAGAAGGCCTACTCCACCGACGCCAACATCTGGGGCGCGACACACGAGGCGAAGATCCTCGAGCACCTCGACGTCTCGTTCGAGGTCGTCGAGCCGATCATGGGCGTGAAGTTCTGGGACCCGACCGTCGCGATCGAGACCGAGGACGTCGCCGTGACGTTCGAGGCCGGCCGACCGGTCGCCCTCAACGGCAAGCGCTACGACGACGCCGTCGCCCTGGTGCTCGAGGCGAACCGGATCGGCGGCCGCCACGGCCTCGGCATGTCCGACCAGATCGAGAACCGCATCATCGAGGCCAAGTCGCGCGGCATCTACGAGGCGCCGGGCATGGCGCTGCTCTTCGCGGCGTACGAGCGCCTGCTCAACGCGGTGCACAACGAGGACACCCTCGCCAACTACCACAACGAAGGCCGCAAGCTCGGTCGCCTGCTCTACGAGGGCCGCTGGCTCGACCCGCAGTCGCTCATGCTCCGCGAGTCGATCCAGCGCTGGATCGCCTCGCTCGTCACCGGCACCGTCACCCTGCGCCTGCGTCGCGGCGACGACTACACGATCGTGAAGACCGAGGGCGCGAACTTCTCCTACCACCCGGAGAAGCTCTCCATGGAGCGCGTCGAGAACGCCGCGTTCGGCCCGACCGACCGCATCGGCCAGCTGACCATGCGCAACCTCGACATCGCCGACTCGCGCGCCAAGCTCGAGCTGTACGCCGGCCAGCCGCTCGACCAGGGCACCGTCCTGGTGGAGAACGGCACGCTGTTCGGTGAGCTCCCGGCCGGTGGCTTCGACCAGATCGCGGTCTCCGCCGAGGTGGACCCGGCCGCGGAGGAGCTGCAGGACGAGGTCGCCTTCGAGAGCGGCACCGACTGA